In Streptomyces dangxiongensis, one DNA window encodes the following:
- a CDS encoding DEDDh family exonuclease, producing MLEDHATAVSSPTPWPAAYPRGYAVVDVETTGLARDDRIISAAVYRLDWRGEVEDHWYTLVNPERDPGPVWIHGLTSDVLAGAPLFGDIAEEFAARLDGRVLVAHNAVFDWQMIAREYARVRREAPVRQRLCTIALSKELALPLPNHKLESLAAHFGVVQQRAHHALDDARVLAEAFRPSLRAAAAGGVRLPLLECRPLTEWADRSVPRQATGGYGGYPSGSWRPSRKRPACPHPNPGRYEEGKSLKQGMRVAFSGDTSTERELLEDRAVEAGLHVATSISRLTSLLVTNDPDSGTSKTVKARQYGTPVVDEAAFGQLLGDVEPADG from the coding sequence ATGCTCGAAGACCATGCGACCGCAGTGTCCTCCCCCACCCCGTGGCCGGCCGCGTATCCGCGCGGATACGCGGTGGTTGACGTGGAGACCACCGGTCTGGCCCGCGACGACCGCATCATCTCCGCGGCCGTGTACCGGCTGGACTGGCGCGGTGAGGTCGAGGACCACTGGTACACGCTGGTCAACCCGGAGCGCGATCCGGGGCCGGTGTGGATACACGGTCTGACGAGTGACGTGCTCGCGGGCGCACCGCTGTTCGGGGACATCGCCGAGGAGTTCGCCGCCCGCCTGGACGGCCGGGTCCTCGTGGCGCACAACGCCGTCTTCGACTGGCAGATGATCGCCCGCGAGTACGCGCGCGTCCGGCGCGAGGCGCCGGTACGGCAACGGCTGTGCACCATCGCGCTCTCCAAGGAGCTGGCCCTGCCGCTGCCCAACCACAAGCTGGAGTCGCTGGCGGCGCACTTCGGGGTGGTGCAGCAGCGGGCGCACCACGCGCTGGACGACGCGCGCGTGCTGGCGGAGGCGTTCCGGCCCAGCCTGCGGGCCGCGGCGGCGGGCGGCGTGCGGCTGCCGCTGCTGGAGTGCCGGCCGCTGACCGAGTGGGCGGACCGGTCCGTGCCCCGGCAGGCGACGGGCGGCTACGGCGGCTACCCGTCCGGCAGTTGGCGCCCCTCCCGCAAACGCCCCGCATGCCCGCATCCCAACCCGGGCCGCTACGAAGAGGGCAAAAGCCTCAAACAGGGCATGCGGGTAGCCTTTTCGGGTGACACGTCCACCGAGCGCGAACTGCTGGAGGACCGAGCCGTCGAGGCCGGCCTGCACGTCGCCACCAGCATCTCCCGGCTGACCAGCCTGCTGGTGACCAACGACCCGGACTCGGGCACCTCGAAGACGGTCAAGGCCCGGCAGTACGGCACGCCGGTCGTGGACGAAGCCGCGTTCGGACAGCTACTCGGGGACGTGGAGCCCGCCGACGGGTGA
- a CDS encoding VIT1/CCC1 transporter family protein, with translation MTEPTHDETHGGALGSRLNWLRAAVLGANDGIVSTAGLVVGVAGATGSRAALLTAGLAGLLAGSMSMAAGEYVSVSTQRDSEMAALAVERRELREQPEAELEELTELLEGRGLSRQVAREAAEQLTARDALRAHARVELGIDPDELTNPWHAAWASFLAFTVGALLPLLAIVLPPAGQRLPVTVACVLAALVLTGWSSARLGAADPGRAVLRNVAGGVLAMGVTYAAGSLLGAAGV, from the coding sequence GTGACGGAACCCACCCACGACGAGACCCACGGCGGCGCGCTCGGCTCCCGGCTGAACTGGCTGCGGGCCGCCGTGCTGGGCGCCAATGACGGCATCGTCTCCACGGCGGGACTGGTCGTCGGCGTGGCCGGGGCGACCGGGAGCCGGGCCGCACTGCTGACCGCCGGACTGGCCGGTCTGCTCGCCGGCTCCATGTCCATGGCGGCCGGCGAGTACGTCTCCGTCTCCACCCAGCGCGACTCCGAGATGGCCGCGCTGGCCGTGGAGCGCCGGGAGCTGCGCGAGCAACCGGAGGCCGAACTGGAGGAGCTGACCGAGCTGCTGGAGGGGCGTGGCCTGTCCCGGCAGGTGGCCCGCGAGGCCGCCGAACAGCTCACCGCGCGGGACGCGTTACGGGCCCACGCGCGCGTGGAGCTGGGCATCGACCCCGACGAACTGACCAACCCCTGGCACGCGGCCTGGGCGAGCTTCCTGGCCTTCACCGTGGGCGCCCTGCTGCCCCTGCTGGCCATCGTGCTGCCACCGGCGGGTCAGCGGCTCCCGGTCACCGTGGCCTGCGTACTGGCCGCGCTCGTCCTCACCGGCTGGAGCAGCGCCCGCCTCGGCGCGGCGGACCCGGGGCGCGCGGTGCTGCGCAACGTGGCGGGCGGCGTGCTGGCGATGGGCGTGACGTACGCGGCGGGAAGCCTGCTGGGCGCGGCAGGCGTGTGA
- a CDS encoding CoA transferase has product MTEIMYAWSAVGGDPARLARLTTVAREGVLPARLPVRQLARACVGACGLAAAELAARRAGLGEVPGVRVDDGAVAAAFHSERHLRVDGRAPVLFSPLSRFWRTADGWVRTHANYPHHRARLLTALDLPRDAPAEKAAARLAALSALEAEEAVCGAGGLAVALRTPAQWQAHEQAAEVALRPLVEREQLDAAPARVLAPLDPAGAPLLPAAGLRVLDLTRVLAGPVATRTLALLGADVLRVDAPWLPELPDQHADTGFGKRSAVLDLAAGRDTFEDLLSAADVVVSGYRPGALDRFGLSPRELVARRPGLVVAQVSAWGAYGPWGGRRGFDSLVQAATGIAVTEGPAGEPGALPAQALDHGTGYLLAAAVLRALTEQSYEGGSRLVRLALARTAHWLTSGIGPAPAEGTPYPGPEAWLTGTDSPLGRLRHARPAVSFTGGPTDWARPPGPWGSDPARWR; this is encoded by the coding sequence ATGACTGAAATCATGTACGCGTGGTCCGCGGTGGGCGGTGATCCCGCCCGGCTCGCACGGCTCACCACCGTGGCACGGGAAGGCGTGCTCCCGGCCCGCCTTCCCGTACGGCAACTGGCCAGGGCGTGCGTCGGCGCGTGCGGGCTGGCCGCCGCGGAGCTGGCGGCCCGCCGGGCCGGACTAGGCGAGGTGCCGGGCGTCCGGGTCGACGACGGCGCGGTCGCGGCCGCCTTCCACAGCGAGCGTCACCTGCGGGTCGACGGACGGGCGCCGGTCCTCTTCTCGCCGCTGTCCCGGTTCTGGCGGACGGCCGACGGCTGGGTGCGCACCCACGCCAACTACCCGCACCACCGGGCCCGGCTGCTCACCGCGCTGGATCTGCCGCGGGACGCCCCGGCGGAGAAGGCCGCCGCCCGGCTCGCCGCGCTGTCGGCCCTGGAGGCGGAGGAGGCGGTCTGCGGCGCGGGCGGCCTGGCGGTGGCCCTGCGCACGCCCGCGCAGTGGCAGGCGCACGAGCAGGCCGCGGAGGTGGCCCTGCGGCCACTGGTCGAGCGCGAACAACTGGACGCGGCACCCGCGCGCGTACTTGCCCCGCTCGATCCGGCCGGCGCTCCCCTGCTGCCCGCCGCCGGGCTGCGTGTGCTGGACCTGACCCGGGTCCTGGCGGGCCCGGTCGCCACCCGCACCCTGGCGCTGCTCGGCGCGGACGTGCTGCGCGTGGATGCCCCGTGGCTGCCCGAACTCCCGGACCAGCACGCCGACACGGGCTTCGGGAAACGGTCCGCCGTCCTCGACCTGGCGGCCGGCCGGGACACCTTCGAGGATCTGCTGAGCGCGGCCGACGTCGTGGTGAGCGGGTACCGGCCCGGTGCCCTGGACCGGTTCGGGCTCTCCCCGCGGGAGCTGGTCGCGCGGCGCCCCGGCCTGGTGGTGGCGCAGGTGTCGGCGTGGGGCGCGTACGGGCCGTGGGGCGGGCGGCGCGGCTTCGACAGCCTGGTGCAGGCCGCCACCGGCATCGCCGTGACCGAGGGGCCGGCCGGGGAGCCGGGTGCGCTGCCCGCGCAGGCCCTGGACCACGGCACCGGCTATCTGCTGGCCGCGGCCGTCCTGCGGGCGCTGACCGAGCAGTCGTACGAGGGCGGGAGCCGGCTGGTCCGCCTTGCGCTGGCCCGGACCGCCCACTGGCTGACGTCCGGCATCGGTCCGGCCCCGGCCGAGGGCACGCCGTACCCGGGCCCGGAGGCCTGGCTGACCGGGACCGACAGCCCCCTGGGCCGGCTGCGGCACGCCCGGCCGGCCGTGTCCTTCACGGGCGGCCCCACCGATTGGGCCCGGCCCCCGGGGCCTTGGGGCTCGGACCCCGCCCGCTGGCGGTGA
- a CDS encoding S8 family serine peptidase, giving the protein MAHLRSGRRLALAVPVVLSLTASLGLLPSAASAAPAADGPVLSYVVNVGPGHGVAHRVRKAIAEAGGSVVIAYDRIGVIVVHSANPAFAEAVRTVPGVDSAGATRNAPLPAQSTTDVGTPKVLGAGEAAAAGARAADGQDPLEPLQWDLPAIKADKAHEKTLGSRKVTVAVIDTGVDDTHPDIAPNFDREASADCVSGRPDTTDGAWRPSASESPHGTHVAGEIAAAKNGVGVTGVAPGVRVAGIKVGNPDGYFYTEAVVCGFVWAAEHHVDVTNNSYYTDPWYFNCTTDPDQRALVDAVARASRYAEEQGAVNVAAAGNERYDLASHAITDPVSPNDGTPAERVIDPHACYDIPTQLPGVVTVAATGAKGLKSSFSNYGLGVIDIAAPGGDSTAYQAPRPPATSGLVLGPLPGGKWGYMAGTSMATPHVAGVAALIKSTHPHASAALVKALLYAEADATPCTDPYDIDGDGKVDAVCEGTRNRNGFYGWGTADALAAVTR; this is encoded by the coding sequence ATGGCTCATCTGCGTTCCGGACGCCGGCTCGCGCTCGCCGTGCCGGTCGTGCTGTCGCTCACCGCCTCGCTCGGCCTGCTGCCGTCGGCGGCCTCGGCGGCGCCCGCCGCCGACGGGCCCGTGCTCAGCTATGTCGTCAACGTCGGCCCGGGACACGGTGTCGCGCACCGCGTCCGGAAGGCGATCGCCGAGGCCGGGGGCTCGGTCGTGATCGCGTACGACCGGATCGGCGTGATCGTCGTCCACTCGGCGAACCCCGCTTTCGCCGAGGCCGTCCGTACGGTGCCCGGGGTGGACTCGGCGGGTGCCACGCGCAACGCGCCGCTGCCCGCCCAGTCCACCACCGACGTCGGCACACCGAAGGTGCTCGGCGCCGGGGAGGCCGCCGCGGCGGGCGCCCGGGCGGCCGACGGCCAGGACCCGTTGGAGCCGCTCCAGTGGGACCTGCCGGCCATCAAGGCGGACAAGGCACACGAGAAGACCCTGGGCAGCCGGAAGGTCACGGTCGCCGTCATCGACACGGGCGTCGACGACACCCACCCGGACATCGCGCCCAACTTCGACCGCGAGGCGTCCGCCGACTGCGTGTCGGGCAGGCCGGACACGACGGACGGCGCCTGGCGGCCGAGCGCGTCGGAGAGCCCGCACGGTACGCACGTGGCGGGCGAGATCGCGGCGGCGAAGAACGGCGTGGGCGTCACGGGTGTGGCACCGGGCGTCCGGGTCGCCGGCATCAAGGTCGGCAACCCGGACGGGTACTTCTACACGGAGGCCGTGGTCTGCGGCTTCGTGTGGGCGGCCGAACACCACGTCGACGTGACCAACAACAGCTATTACACCGACCCGTGGTACTTCAACTGCACCACCGACCCGGACCAGAGGGCGCTCGTGGACGCCGTCGCCCGCGCCTCGCGGTACGCGGAGGAGCAGGGCGCGGTCAATGTCGCGGCGGCCGGCAACGAGCGCTACGACCTCGCGTCCCACGCGATCACCGACCCGGTCTCCCCCAACGACGGCACGCCCGCGGAGCGGGTGATCGACCCGCACGCGTGCTACGACATACCGACCCAGTTGCCGGGTGTCGTGACGGTGGCGGCGACGGGCGCCAAGGGCCTGAAGTCGTCCTTCTCCAACTATGGCCTCGGCGTGATCGACATCGCCGCGCCCGGTGGCGACTCGACGGCCTACCAGGCACCGCGGCCCCCGGCGACCAGCGGCCTCGTCCTGGGCCCGCTGCCCGGCGGCAAGTGGGGCTACATGGCGGGGACGTCCATGGCGACGCCGCATGTCGCCGGGGTCGCCGCATTGATCAAGTCAACCCATCCGCACGCCTCCGCGGCCCTCGTCAAGGCCCTGCTGTACGCGGAGGCCGACGCCACGCCGTGCACGGACCCCTACGACATCGACGGGGACGGCAAGGTGGACGCGGTGTGCGAGGGGACGAGGAACCGCAACGGCTTCTACGGCTGGGGGACGGCGGACGCACTGGCCGCGGTGACGAGGTAG
- a CDS encoding DUF485 domain-containing protein, translating to MATETPPPATPGAPLPSTEEFTEVQQSAEFGELRRAHRSFAFPLTVVFITWYLLYVLLSNYAGGFMGTRVAGNINVALVLGLAQFLTTFLIAWWYARHAATELDPRAEAIKSRMEGGA from the coding sequence GTGGCCACCGAGACACCGCCCCCCGCGACACCGGGGGCCCCACTTCCCTCCACCGAGGAGTTCACCGAGGTGCAGCAGAGCGCGGAGTTCGGTGAACTGCGCCGCGCCCACCGCTCCTTCGCCTTCCCGCTCACCGTCGTTTTCATCACCTGGTACCTGCTCTACGTCCTGCTGTCCAACTACGCGGGCGGCTTCATGGGCACCAGGGTGGCCGGCAACATCAATGTGGCCCTCGTGCTGGGCCTCGCCCAGTTCCTCACCACGTTCCTCATCGCCTGGTGGTACGCGCGGCACGCCGCCACCGAACTCGACCCGCGGGCCGAGGCCATCAAGTCCCGGATGGAGGGCGGCGCATGA
- a CDS encoding solute symporter family protein, with amino-acid sequence MSPAQHTLSATGRASHTLLAAGEASEHRTLIVTLFAVFVAATLVITVWAGRQTKDAADFYAGGRQFTGFQNGLAVSGDYMSAASFLGIAGAIALFGYDGFLYSIGFLVAWLVALLLVAEPLRNSGRYTMGDVLAYRMRQRPVRTAAGTSTIVVSIFYLLAQMAGAGVLVSLLLGITSDGGKIGIVALVGVLMIVYVTIGGMKGTTWVQMVKAVLLIVGALLLTFLVLLKFHFNVSDLLGKAAANSGKGSAFLEPGLKYGATGTTKLDFLSLGIALVLGTAGLPHILIRFYTVPTARAARKSVLWAIGLIGVFYLMTLALGFGAAALIDPDEITGSNKAGNTAAPLLALHLGGLHSDWGAVLLATISAVAFATILAVVAGLTLASSSSFAHDIYANVIRKGQATEKQEISAARYATVGIGAVSILLGALARDLNVAGLVALAFAVAASANLPTILYSLFWKRFTTSGALWSIYGGLVTAVGLVLFSPVVSGKESSMFPGVDFHWFPLENPGIISIPVGFLLGVVGTLLSKETPDDGKYAELEVRSLTGTGAH; translated from the coding sequence ATGAGCCCCGCACAGCACACCCTGTCGGCCACCGGCCGGGCATCGCACACCCTGCTGGCCGCCGGCGAGGCGAGCGAGCACCGGACACTGATCGTCACCCTGTTCGCGGTGTTCGTCGCCGCGACCCTCGTCATCACCGTCTGGGCCGGCCGGCAGACCAAGGACGCCGCCGACTTCTACGCCGGCGGACGGCAGTTCACCGGCTTCCAGAACGGACTGGCCGTCTCCGGCGACTACATGTCCGCCGCGTCCTTCCTCGGCATCGCCGGCGCCATCGCCCTGTTCGGCTACGACGGCTTCCTGTACTCCATCGGCTTCCTCGTCGCCTGGCTCGTCGCCCTGCTCCTCGTCGCCGAGCCGCTGCGCAACTCCGGCCGCTACACGATGGGCGACGTCCTGGCCTACCGGATGCGCCAGCGCCCCGTCCGCACGGCCGCCGGCACCTCCACGATCGTCGTGTCGATCTTCTACCTGCTGGCCCAGATGGCGGGCGCCGGCGTCCTGGTCTCGCTGCTGCTGGGCATCACCAGCGACGGCGGCAAGATCGGCATCGTCGCCCTGGTCGGCGTCCTGATGATCGTGTACGTCACCATCGGCGGCATGAAGGGCACCACCTGGGTCCAGATGGTCAAGGCGGTGCTGCTGATCGTCGGCGCCCTGCTGCTGACCTTCCTGGTGCTGCTCAAGTTCCACTTCAACGTCTCGGACCTGCTCGGGAAGGCCGCCGCCAACAGCGGCAAGGGCTCGGCGTTCCTGGAGCCCGGTCTGAAGTACGGCGCCACCGGCACCACCAAGCTGGACTTCCTCTCCCTCGGCATCGCCCTGGTCCTCGGCACCGCCGGCCTGCCGCACATCCTGATCCGCTTCTACACGGTCCCCACGGCCAGGGCCGCCCGTAAGTCGGTCCTCTGGGCGATCGGCCTGATCGGTGTCTTCTACCTGATGACGCTTGCCCTCGGCTTCGGAGCCGCCGCACTGATCGACCCGGACGAGATCACCGGTTCCAACAAGGCGGGCAACACCGCGGCTCCCCTCCTCGCGCTGCACCTGGGCGGCCTCCACTCCGACTGGGGAGCGGTCCTGCTCGCCACCATCTCGGCGGTCGCCTTCGCCACCATCCTCGCGGTCGTCGCGGGCCTGACCCTGGCCTCCTCCTCGTCCTTCGCCCACGACATCTACGCGAACGTCATCAGGAAGGGCCAGGCCACCGAGAAGCAGGAGATCAGCGCGGCCCGCTACGCGACCGTGGGCATCGGCGCCGTCTCCATCCTGCTGGGCGCCCTGGCCCGCGACCTGAACGTGGCCGGCCTGGTGGCCCTCGCCTTCGCGGTCGCCGCCTCCGCCAACCTGCCGACCATCCTCTACAGCCTGTTCTGGAAGCGGTTCACCACCTCGGGCGCCCTGTGGTCGATCTACGGCGGCCTGGTCACGGCGGTCGGCCTGGTGCTGTTCTCGCCGGTGGTCTCCGGCAAGGAGTCCTCGATGTTCCCCGGCGTCGACTTCCACTGGTTCCCGCTGGAGAACCCCGGGATCATCTCCATCCCGGTCGGCTTCCTGCTCGGCGTCGTGGGCACCCTGCTGTCGAAGGAGACCCCGGACGACGGCAAGTACGCGGAGCTGGAGGTGCGGTCCCTGACCGGCACCGGAGCGCACTGA
- the moaA gene encoding GTP 3',8-cyclase MoaA yields the protein MLIDTYGRVATDLRVSLTDRCNLRCTYCMPEEGLQWLAKPDLLTDDEIVRLIGIAVRALGIEEVRFTGGEPLLRPGLTGIVERVAALAPRPRMSLTTNGIGLRRTAAALKAAGLDRVNVSLDTLRPDVFKTLTRRDRHKDVLEGLEAAREAGLTPVKVNSVLMPGLNDDEAPDLLAWAVEHDYELRFIEQMPLDAQHGWKREGMVTAGDILTSLHTRFDLTPEGAQERGSAPAERWLVDGGPHRVGVIASVTRPFCAACDRTRLTADGQIRTCLFATEETDLRAALRSGAPDEEIARLWRLAMWGKKAGAGLDDPSFVQPDRPMSAIGG from the coding sequence GTGCTCATCGACACCTACGGCCGGGTGGCCACCGATCTGAGGGTCTCGCTGACCGACCGGTGCAATCTGCGCTGCACCTACTGCATGCCCGAGGAGGGCCTCCAGTGGCTGGCCAAGCCGGACCTGCTCACCGATGACGAGATCGTCCGGCTGATCGGCATCGCGGTCCGCGCGCTCGGCATCGAGGAGGTCCGCTTCACCGGCGGCGAGCCACTGCTGCGCCCGGGCCTGACCGGCATCGTCGAGCGCGTCGCGGCCCTCGCCCCGCGCCCCCGGATGTCCCTCACCACCAACGGCATCGGTCTCAGGCGCACCGCTGCCGCGCTGAAGGCGGCGGGCCTGGACCGGGTCAACGTCTCCCTGGACACCCTCCGTCCGGACGTCTTCAAAACCCTCACCCGCCGCGACCGCCACAAGGACGTGCTGGAGGGACTGGAAGCCGCCCGCGAGGCCGGCCTGACCCCCGTCAAGGTCAACTCGGTCCTGATGCCGGGTCTGAACGACGACGAGGCCCCGGACCTGCTGGCCTGGGCGGTGGAGCACGACTACGAACTGCGCTTCATCGAGCAGATGCCCCTGGACGCCCAGCACGGCTGGAAGCGCGAGGGCATGGTCACCGCCGGGGACATCCTCACCTCCCTGCACACCCGCTTCGACCTCACCCCCGAGGGTGCCCAGGAGCGCGGCTCGGCACCGGCGGAACGCTGGCTGGTGGACGGTGGCCCGCACCGGGTGGGCGTGATCGCCTCGGTCACCCGCCCGTTCTGCGCGGCCTGCGACCGCACCCGCCTCACCGCCGACGGCCAGATACGGACCTGCCTGTTCGCCACCGAGGAGACCGACCTGCGCGCGGCCCTGCGTTCGGGCGCGCCGGATGAGGAGATCGCCCGCCTGTGGCGTCTGGCGATGTGGGGGAAGAAGGCCGGAGCGGGCCTGGACGACCCGTCGTTCGTGCAGCCGGACCGGCCCATGTCCGCGATCGGCGGCTAG
- a CDS encoding NADPH-dependent F420 reductase, which produces MTSIGILGAGRVGANLAGKLAAAGHHVVLGRRDPDERTPALTGTTGPRVSFSDQRTTARTTDVVINATPGDSALDRLTGLRAELAGKILVDVSNATRDTGGLPGDLCYPGSSLAERLQAALPDTRVVKTLNTMLYMVMTAPGMLATPPTVYVSGDDASAKTTVTGLLGDLGWQPGWIEDLGDITTARATEAMILVVPHVLRRHGLEPFAVSLAR; this is translated from the coding sequence ATGACCAGCATCGGCATCCTGGGCGCCGGCCGCGTCGGCGCCAACCTCGCCGGCAAGCTCGCCGCAGCCGGACACCACGTCGTGCTCGGCCGCCGCGACCCGGACGAGCGGACTCCGGCGCTCACCGGCACCACCGGCCCCCGCGTCTCCTTCTCCGACCAGCGCACCACCGCCCGCACCACGGATGTCGTGATCAACGCGACGCCCGGCGACAGCGCCCTGGACCGCCTCACCGGCCTGCGCGCCGAACTCGCCGGGAAGATCCTCGTCGACGTCTCCAACGCCACCCGCGACACCGGCGGCCTGCCCGGCGACCTGTGCTATCCCGGCAGCAGCCTCGCCGAGCGACTCCAGGCCGCCCTCCCCGACACCCGTGTGGTCAAGACCCTCAACACCATGCTGTACATGGTCATGACCGCTCCCGGCATGCTGGCCACCCCGCCGACCGTCTACGTCTCGGGCGACGACGCGTCCGCGAAGACGACCGTCACCGGCCTGCTCGGTGACCTGGGCTGGCAGCCGGGGTGGATCGAGGACCTCGGGGACATCACCACGGCCCGCGCCACCGAAGCCATGATCCTGGTCGTGCCCCACGTCCTGCGGCGGCACGGTCTCGAGCCCTTCGCCGTCTCCCTCGCCCGCTGA
- a CDS encoding inositol monophosphatase family protein, with product MSTTMPFAAGTTLLADVTSLVRTAGRTLLDRRTPHARGVSLDEIVDEIHANDDAVLDVLREPLLRTRPGSRWAEDELAGGALPPGEWWVVDPAEGNINHVHAMEDWAVTATLVRDNQPVLTVVHLPLTGETYTAVAGGGARLDGRPLKVSAKTDLGATLTGTGQARPGEDMRTFRRIGESVTAMLASGLVVRVSVPATMQLIHVAAGRMDAFWQFSDVRSGLVAGALLVSEAGGTVTDLAGEPWSTAGRDFLAAAPGVHTAALEVLSPIA from the coding sequence ATGAGCACCACCATGCCTTTCGCCGCCGGCACGACGCTCCTCGCCGACGTGACGTCCCTGGTGCGGACCGCCGGCCGCACCCTGCTCGACCGCCGCACCCCGCACGCCCGGGGTGTGAGCCTGGACGAGATCGTCGACGAGATCCACGCCAACGACGACGCGGTGCTGGATGTGCTGCGGGAGCCGCTGCTGCGGACCCGGCCCGGATCGCGGTGGGCCGAGGACGAGCTGGCCGGCGGCGCGCTCCCGCCCGGGGAGTGGTGGGTCGTCGACCCCGCCGAGGGCAACATCAACCACGTCCACGCCATGGAGGACTGGGCCGTCACCGCCACCCTGGTCCGCGACAACCAGCCGGTGCTCACCGTGGTCCACCTGCCGCTGACCGGCGAAACCTACACCGCCGTCGCCGGCGGCGGCGCCCGCCTGGACGGCCGGCCCCTGAAGGTGTCCGCCAAGACCGACCTGGGCGCGACACTCACCGGCACCGGTCAGGCCAGGCCCGGCGAGGACATGCGCACCTTCCGGCGGATCGGCGAGTCGGTCACCGCCATGCTCGCGAGCGGACTGGTCGTACGCGTGTCCGTTCCCGCCACGATGCAGCTCATCCACGTCGCCGCCGGACGCATGGACGCCTTCTGGCAGTTCTCCGACGTCCGCTCGGGCCTGGTCGCCGGTGCCCTGCTGGTGTCCGAGGCCGGGGGCACCGTCACCGATCTGGCGGGCGAACCCTGGAGCACGGCCGGCCGGGACTTCCTGGCCGCCGCCCCCGGCGTCCACACCGCCGCCCTGGAGGTCCTGTCGCCGATCGCCTGA
- a CDS encoding LysR family transcriptional regulator, translating into MQLDLNLLTALDALLEEGSVAGAAARLHVTAPAMSRSLGRIRKATGDQILVRTGRSMVPTPRALAIRSQVHALVQQAHHLLSAQQELDLAALERVFTVRWHDALTTACGTALITAVHRRAPGVQLRLPAESGTDTPELRRGEVDLESSSARPTLPDIRHRLVGRDQLVVAVRPGHPLAEGPPSIERYAAAEHLTVSRRGRLRDPVDDALTARGRERHVVATGPTLAFALQLAPETDLVLTLPDAVTRTARDRLGLITLPLPFQMPAVPLYLLWHQRHDDDRAHTWLRDLATETVRALFEPPPASPQDPTP; encoded by the coding sequence ATGCAACTGGATCTGAATCTGCTCACGGCACTGGACGCATTGCTCGAAGAGGGCAGCGTCGCCGGCGCCGCGGCCCGCCTCCACGTCACCGCACCGGCGATGAGCCGCTCCCTGGGCCGCATCCGCAAGGCCACCGGTGACCAGATCCTGGTCCGCACCGGCCGCAGCATGGTCCCCACCCCGCGCGCGCTGGCCATCCGCTCCCAGGTCCACGCCCTCGTGCAGCAGGCGCACCATCTTCTGTCCGCTCAGCAGGAACTCGACCTGGCGGCCCTGGAGCGGGTGTTCACCGTGCGCTGGCACGACGCCCTGACCACCGCCTGCGGCACGGCCCTCATCACCGCCGTCCACCGCCGGGCCCCCGGCGTCCAGCTACGCCTGCCCGCCGAGTCCGGCACGGACACCCCCGAGCTACGACGGGGGGAGGTCGACCTCGAATCCAGCTCCGCCCGGCCGACGCTCCCCGACATCCGCCACCGCCTCGTCGGCCGCGATCAGCTCGTCGTCGCCGTCCGACCCGGCCACCCGCTCGCCGAGGGTCCGCCGAGCATCGAGCGCTACGCCGCCGCCGAACACCTCACCGTCTCGCGGCGCGGACGCCTGCGCGACCCGGTCGACGACGCCCTGACCGCACGCGGGCGCGAACGCCACGTCGTCGCCACCGGGCCCACCCTCGCCTTCGCGCTGCAACTCGCCCCCGAGACCGACCTGGTGCTCACCCTCCCCGACGCGGTCACCCGCACGGCCCGGGACCGGCTCGGCCTGATCACCCTGCCGCTGCCCTTCCAGATGCCGGCCGTCCCGCTCTACCTGCTGTGGCACCAGCGCCACGACGACGACCGCGCCCACACCTGGCTGCGCGACCTGGCCACCGAGACCGTCCGGGCACTGTTCGAACCCCCGCCCGCCTCGCCCCAGGACCCCACTCCCTGA
- a CDS encoding DUF3099 domain-containing protein codes for MRKQHGDDVQVFRITGARTGLAEDVRGRQRRYVISMLIRTVSVILAISLWNVERYVAIVALVLGAALPYIAVVIANAGRERPPSLPSTFVTVPVRPMITPPPPSEGERAEPSGMPGERPGTA; via the coding sequence ATGCGGAAGCAGCACGGCGACGACGTCCAGGTGTTCCGGATCACCGGGGCCCGGACGGGACTCGCCGAGGACGTACGGGGCCGGCAGCGGCGGTACGTGATCTCGATGTTGATCCGTACCGTCTCCGTGATCCTCGCGATCTCCCTGTGGAACGTCGAGCGGTACGTGGCCATCGTCGCGCTCGTGCTCGGCGCGGCCCTCCCCTACATCGCCGTGGTGATCGCTAACGCGGGCCGGGAGAGGCCGCCGTCGCTTCCGTCGACGTTCGTCACCGTGCCCGTGCGGCCGATGATCACGCCGCCGCCACCGAGCGAGGGCGAACGGGCGGAGCCGTCCGGAATGCCCGGTGAGCGCCCCGGTACGGCCTGA